The genomic window ATTGAAAAAGGATTTTCTAGAATTCCGATCTATCGGGATAATATTGATCAAATTGAAGGAGTACTTTTTGTAAAAGATCTGCTTCCTCATATTGATAAAGAGGAATTTGAATGGAATTCATTGATTCGAGAAGCTTTTTTTGTTCCAGAGAATAAAAAGCTTGATAATCTCTTAAAAGATTTCCAGAGTTTGAAAAGTCATTTAGCAATTGTGGTCGATGAATACGGGGGAACTTCAGGATTAGTTTCTCTAGAAGATGTAATCGAGGAAATAGTGGGAGATATCAGCGACGAATTTGATGATGAAAATTTGAACTTCTCACAGATTGATGAAAATAACTTTCTTTTTGAAGGAAAAATAAACCTGAAAGATTTCTATAGAATTGTAAATGTTGACGAAGATGCTTTTGAATCTCATAAAGGAGAAGCAGAAACATTGGCTGGATTTATTCTGGAGATTTTGGGTAATTTCCCTAAAAAAGATCAAAAAGTGCCATTTGAAAACTGTATTTTCACAGTAGAAACAGTTGATAAAAAGCGCGTAAAACAAATAAAAGTAACAATAAATTAAAATGCCTAATAGAATACTTTCAATAACTGCAATTTTGCTTACACTAACGGTTTTAAGCTGTAAAAACGATGTTTTGCCAAAACCAGCTAGTTTCTTGCGATTAGATTATCCAGAAGCAAAATACGTGAATTTTGAGAACAACTGTCCGTTTGCTTTTCAAATGAATGAAGACGCCGTTATAAAAGGTGAAAAAGATTGCGGTTTTGCGATTACTTATCCAAAAATGAAAGCGACAATTTATTTGACATACAAGCCTGTAAATGGAAATATTAATAAGCTGTTACGTGACGCTCAAAAACTGACATACGAACACGTAATTAAAGCCGACGATATTTTAGAACAGCCTTATATAAATCCACAAAAGAAGGTTTATGGAATGTTTTACCAAGTAGATGGAAATGCAGCTACTAATTCGCAATTCTACGTTACAGACAGCACCAAACACTTTTTAATAGGTTCTGTTTATTTTTATGCAAAACCAAATTTTGACTCAATTATGCCTGCGGCGAGTTATGTTAAAAACGACATGCAGCGTTTGATGGAAACATTGAAGTGGAAATAGTTTTTTTAAAGCTTCAGAGAAACAAAGAGGCAAAGGAATAAAGCTAATTACTGAGAGTAAAAAAAGCTGTTTACATAAATATAAACAGCTTTTTTAATGTTTAAATGTTTGAATTTAAGACTTAAAATTCGAAACTTTATATGTTTTTCCGTCTCCAGTTTCTTGAACAACTTTCGTCAAAGATTCAGGATTTTGAATTGTTTTATCAAAACTTACTGTTGCTGTTTTTTTATCGAAATCTACAGAAGCTTTGTCAACTCCATCAAGATTTGCTAATTCTTCTTCGATAGTTTTAGCACATCCAACAGCACAAGTCATTCCGTCAATTTTAAAACTTGCTGTTTGAAGGTTTTCAGCAGCAATTGCTTTATGTTCTTTTGGAGCGCTTTTTTCAGCGTTTACAACTTGAAGACTTTTATCTTCTTCTTTTTTACAGCCGACTAATGCTAAACCAGCAATTGTTGCGGCGATTAAAATTTTTGAAATTTTCATTATATATAAATTTAATTTGCGATTTCTTTCTTGCAAAATTAATAAAAAGACAGAGGTAAGTTCGCAAAATTATTACAAATTTGCAGTAAAATGCGATTTATGGATACAAAGCAGTTAAAGTGGATATATTTATTGATTCTTTCTCTTATTTGGGGAAGCTCCTTTATTTTAATCAAAAGAGGACTAGTTGGTTTGACTGCAATTCAAGTCGGATCATTCCGAATTATTTTTGCTGCTTTATTTTTATTGATTATAGGATTTAACAGTCTGAAAAAAATCTCTCGCCGTCAATGGAAGTTTGTTGCTGTAACTTCGCTTTTCGGAACTTTTATGCCGGCTTATCTTTTTGCTATTGCAGAAACTCAAGTCGATAGTTCAATAGTTGCTATTTTAAATTCGCTTACTCCTTTAAATACTCTAGTTTTAGGGATAATAGTTTTCGGAATTCGGTTTCAGAAAAAACAAGTTTTAGGAGTTTTTGTTGGTCTTGTTGGCTGTCTGCTTTTGGTTTTAACTGGCGATTCTGCGCAGTCAGGACAGAATTATTTATACGTATTATTGGTAGTTATCGCAACTTTGAGTTATGCAATCAATGTCAATTTAATTAAAAAATATTTACACGATCTAAATTCCATAAGCATTACAACTGGGAATTTTGCGGTTCTCTTTCT from Flavobacterium fluviale includes these protein-coding regions:
- the gldD gene encoding gliding motility lipoprotein GldD — protein: MPNRILSITAILLTLTVLSCKNDVLPKPASFLRLDYPEAKYVNFENNCPFAFQMNEDAVIKGEKDCGFAITYPKMKATIYLTYKPVNGNINKLLRDAQKLTYEHVIKADDILEQPYINPQKKVYGMFYQVDGNAATNSQFYVTDSTKHFLIGSVYFYAKPNFDSIMPAASYVKNDMQRLMETLKWK
- a CDS encoding heavy-metal-associated domain-containing protein produces the protein MKISKILIAATIAGLALVGCKKEEDKSLQVVNAEKSAPKEHKAIAAENLQTASFKIDGMTCAVGCAKTIEEELANLDGVDKASVDFDKKTATVSFDKTIQNPESLTKVVQETGDGKTYKVSNFKS
- a CDS encoding DMT family transporter codes for the protein MDTKQLKWIYLLILSLIWGSSFILIKRGLVGLTAIQVGSFRIIFAALFLLIIGFNSLKKISRRQWKFVAVTSLFGTFMPAYLFAIAETQVDSSIVAILNSLTPLNTLVLGIIVFGIRFQKKQVLGVFVGLVGCLLLVLTGDSAQSGQNYLYVLLVVIATLSYAINVNLIKKYLHDLNSISITTGNFAVLFLPALIILSTTDISQKVHFAETQHSIFFVMILGVLGTGIANILFFKLIQMSSPVFATSVTYLIPIVAFFWGLLDNEMLTPIQFFGAFIILIGVYLSAKR